The nucleotide window CAAAACTTTGGGACCGAGTAAAACTGCGGCCATGGTCTCGCTTCTCGCTCACGCAATTCTTGGCCTCGCCGTCATTGGTTGGATCGTCAAGTCCAACCCCGGTGTCTATGCCAAGCCGGCCGGCGGATCGTGGTTCTCACCGCTGGAGTGCACCTACTACGCGGTCGGCATCGCGTCCATCGCGCTGGGCTGGTATTTCAACATTCATTTCGTGCAGCAATACGCGCACGGATCGGCCAACCCGATCTGGGGACCCGGCAGCTGGGCGGACTACATCCGGTTGAT belongs to Mycobacterium basiliense and includes:
- a CDS encoding DUF2834 domain-containing protein encodes the protein MVSLLAHAILGLAVIGWIVKSNPGVYAKPAGGSWFSPLECTYYAVGIASIALGWYFNIHFVQQYAHGSANPIWGPGSWADYIRLMFTNPAASSASQDYTIANVILLPLFSITDGYRRGLRRPWLYFVSSLFTSFAFAFAFYFATIERQHRHEQAGDRVGV